A single genomic interval of Candidatus Acidiferrales bacterium harbors:
- a CDS encoding VWA domain-containing protein yields MRFRYSKWTESSMTDEQRLQSMISMFSYLLLQTSGDTEEALEWMRQLGKEYELFDEEMTLEEFINKLKELGYIEDAKDVVILTAKGVQRIREDALREVFSNLKKSPLGSHESPHTGQGVDRLSETKKYHFGDQPTNIDLTSTLTNVLKHDTIENFRLEEDDIEVYETEHMTSCATVVLIDISHSMILYGEDRITPAKQVSLALAELIRTKFPKDHLNIVAFGDDAKEITLAELPFVTVGPYHTNTRAALRLARSILRRKGNVNKQIFLVTDGKPSAIFEDTGRLYRNSFGLDPRIVNKTLDEAVACRREKIVISTFMVAKDPYLINFVEELTQANKGRAYYSSLNKLGEYIFVDYIRNRRKKFNSSLP; encoded by the coding sequence ATGAGATTCCGGTATTCGAAATGGACTGAAAGCTCGATGACAGATGAACAGCGTTTGCAGAGCATGATCTCTATGTTCAGTTATCTTCTGCTGCAAACGAGCGGCGATACTGAGGAAGCGCTCGAATGGATGAGGCAGCTGGGAAAGGAGTACGAGCTTTTCGATGAGGAGATGACCCTCGAGGAATTCATAAACAAGCTGAAGGAGCTCGGGTACATCGAGGACGCCAAGGATGTCGTGATACTGACAGCCAAAGGAGTGCAGCGAATCCGGGAAGATGCACTTCGCGAAGTGTTTTCGAATCTAAAGAAGAGTCCTCTCGGTTCCCATGAATCGCCTCATACCGGACAGGGCGTTGATCGCTTGAGCGAAACGAAGAAATATCATTTCGGCGACCAGCCGACCAACATAGATTTGACTTCGACCCTCACGAATGTCTTGAAGCACGACACGATCGAGAACTTCAGATTAGAGGAGGACGATATCGAGGTGTATGAAACCGAGCACATGACCAGCTGTGCCACTGTAGTTCTGATCGATATCAGTCATTCCATGATTCTATACGGCGAAGATAGAATAACTCCGGCGAAGCAGGTTTCGCTCGCGCTAGCCGAGTTGATACGCACAAAATTTCCCAAAGACCACTTGAATATTGTGGCCTTCGGCGACGACGCGAAGGAGATAACTCTTGCGGAGCTTCCGTTCGTCACTGTGGGACCATACCACACGAACACCCGCGCGGCTCTTCGGCTCGCGAGGAGTATTTTGCGCCGGAAGGGAAATGTCAACAAGCAGATCTTTCTCGTGACTGATGGCAAACCTTCCGCGATATTCGAAGACACAGGCCGGCTTTACAGGAATTCGTTCGGGCTCGATCCTCGAATTGTGAACAAGACGCTCGACGAGGCAGTCGCATGCCGGCGGGAGAAAATTGTCATAAGCACGTTCATGGTCGCCAAGGATCCCTACCTGATCAATTTTGTCGAGGAGCTTACGCAGGCAAATAAAGGCCGTGCATATTATTCTTCGCTGAACAAGCTCGGCGAATATATTTTTGTCGATTACATCCGCAACAGAAGGAAAAAGTTCAACAGCTCTCTGCCGTAG
- a CDS encoding T9SS type A sorting domain-containing protein → MKHSYIFLLAVLISSPLSAQMRYYVSTDSVVYHYGDSIHIMITAVNTGSTPDTLYLSGCDVSYYVDNFSLLGHRPCPLVIVGTVIPPHDSVSWSGAPELPPYPVNKDTLPAGRHAIVGQVGRYWISDTLWITVSSLNAVRHTAGNPQTYTLENNYPDPFNPSTVITYQLPVNSFVMLKVYDVLGREVRTLVDKHQSAGRYFLRFDAANLPSGMYFYRLQAGTFSATKKLVVLK, encoded by the coding sequence ATGAAGCATTCTTACATTTTTCTCTTGGCCGTTTTGATTTCGTCTCCTCTTTCCGCTCAAATGAGATATTACGTGTCGACCGACAGCGTAGTATATCATTACGGAGACAGCATTCACATCATGATCACCGCAGTCAACACCGGAAGCACCCCCGACACGTTATATCTGAGCGGATGCGACGTCAGTTACTACGTCGACAATTTCAGCCTCCTTGGACATCGGCCCTGCCCGCTGGTAATAGTCGGTACCGTGATTCCTCCTCATGATTCGGTTAGCTGGAGCGGGGCCCCCGAGTTACCGCCCTATCCGGTCAACAAGGACACGCTGCCGGCAGGCAGACATGCCATCGTCGGCCAGGTCGGCCGCTATTGGATCTCAGACACGCTTTGGATCACGGTGAGCTCATTGAATGCAGTGAGGCACACTGCCGGCAATCCTCAGACCTATACTCTTGAAAATAATTATCCCGATCCATTCAACCCTTCAACCGTCATTACGTATCAATTGCCCGTAAACAGCTTCGTGATGTTGAAGGTTTACGATGTTCTGGGGAGAGAAGTTCGGACACTGGTGGACAAACACCAGAGCGCGGGAAGGTACTTCTTGAGATTCGACGCCGCCAATCTGCCGAGCGGAATGTATTTCTACAGGCTGCAAGCGGGGACGTTCAGCGCGACGAAGAAACTTGTGGTGTTGAAATAA
- a CDS encoding transposase, producing the protein MRYETDSYYHVYNRGAHSQPIFLEQENYRYLVSLFEKNSERYDTIVAAYCLMPNHYHLVLRQKHDGSIGSFLRTTFNTYTQAMNKRFGTSGTLFQGQAKIRQISTEAYCLRIVPYVHLNPVAAKLVSSVDRWQFSNYLEWIGKRKSILMDIELRNGYFPNPEDYEIFVGNYQTERERKELGGFLFDES; encoded by the coding sequence ATGCGATACGAGACCGATTCATATTACCATGTTTACAACCGTGGAGCACACTCCCAGCCGATCTTCTTGGAACAAGAGAACTATAGATATCTCGTTTCATTGTTCGAGAAGAACTCGGAAAGGTACGACACCATAGTAGCTGCATATTGCCTTATGCCGAATCATTATCACCTTGTGCTGAGGCAAAAACACGACGGTTCAATCGGTTCGTTTCTTAGAACGACGTTCAATACCTACACTCAAGCCATGAACAAGCGATTCGGAACAAGCGGTACGTTATTTCAAGGCCAGGCAAAGATAAGGCAAATCAGTACTGAAGCGTACTGTTTGCGAATTGTCCCGTACGTCCATTTGAATCCCGTAGCTGCAAAGCTGGTCAGTTCGGTAGACCGATGGCAATTCTCGAATTACCTCGAGTGGATCGGGAAACGAAAAAGTATCCTCATGGACATTGAATTGCGAAATGGTTATTTCCCGAATCCGGAAGATTACGAGATTTTTGTAGGAAATTATCAAACCGAAAGGGAACGTAAAGAACTCGGTGGGTTCTTGTTTGATGAATCTTGA